In Kiritimatiellia bacterium, a single window of DNA contains:
- a CDS encoding DoxX family protein, whose amino-acid sequence MTRAWIRPALRWGLAAVFAAAAAAKIASPHDFAVAVFRYQMLPHALVNLAALFLPWLELTCAVALVAAPRWRDAALTILLGLLIVFTAAIAFNLYRGIDTACGCFTVKPGARHMGWWNLGRNAVLILAAWGARESRPMHANQIL is encoded by the coding sequence ATGACCCGCGCCTGGATCCGGCCGGCGCTGCGCTGGGGATTGGCCGCGGTGTTCGCCGCGGCCGCCGCGGCGAAGATCGCCTCGCCCCATGATTTCGCGGTGGCCGTGTTCCGCTACCAGATGCTCCCCCACGCCCTCGTCAACCTGGCGGCTCTTTTCCTCCCGTGGCTGGAACTGACGTGCGCCGTGGCCCTGGTCGCGGCGCCGCGCTGGCGGGACGCCGCGCTCACGATCCTGCTGGGGCTGCTGATCGTCTTTACCGCGGCGATCGCCTTCAACCTGTACCGCGGCATCGACACCGCGTGCGGGTGTTTCACCGTCAAGCCGGGTGCCCGGCACATGGGCTGGTGGAACCTCGGGCGCAACGCCGTGCTGATCCTGGCGGCATGGGGGGCGCGGGAAAGCCGCCCCATGCATGCCAACCAGATCCTGTAG
- a CDS encoding cystathionine gamma-synthase: protein MRFETRAIHDGQPSDPVTGAVITPVYQTSTFQQDGIGRPRAFEYSRSGNPTRAALEAALASLESGKHGLAFASGVAATHAVLNLLGPGDHVVAGEDLYGGTYRLLHKVFGRWGVQTSYVNAADPAQVSAAFTERTRLLWVETPTNPLLRLADLRALAEVAHARQARLAVDNTFASPYFQRPLELGADLVVHSTTKYLGGHSDVIGGAVIVSDDGLHQELKAYQNAAGAVPGPWDCWLVLRGIKTLALRMRAHEQNALRLARFLEAHPAVERVYYPGLPAHPQHELAKKQMSGFGGMISLDLKGGFPAVEQFTACLKVFILAESLGGVESLVCYPPKMTHSSIPSSERRRRGIGDGLVRLSVGIEHGDDLEADLRQALGALA, encoded by the coding sequence ATGCGATTTGAGACCCGGGCGATCCACGACGGGCAGCCGAGCGATCCCGTCACGGGCGCGGTGATAACACCCGTCTACCAGACGTCCACCTTCCAGCAGGACGGCATCGGCCGGCCGCGCGCGTTCGAGTACTCGCGCTCGGGCAACCCCACGCGCGCCGCGCTGGAGGCGGCCCTGGCCTCGCTCGAGAGCGGGAAGCACGGCCTCGCCTTCGCGTCCGGCGTCGCGGCGACCCACGCCGTGCTGAACCTGCTCGGGCCCGGCGACCACGTCGTCGCGGGCGAAGATCTCTACGGTGGGACCTACCGCCTGCTCCACAAAGTTTTCGGGCGCTGGGGCGTTCAAACCTCCTACGTCAACGCGGCGGACCCCGCGCAGGTCTCGGCGGCCTTCACGGAACGCACGCGCCTGCTCTGGGTGGAAACCCCGACCAATCCCCTGCTGCGCCTGGCCGACCTGCGCGCGCTGGCGGAGGTCGCCCACGCGCGCCAGGCCCGGCTCGCGGTGGACAACACGTTCGCCAGCCCCTATTTCCAGCGCCCGCTCGAACTCGGCGCGGACCTCGTGGTCCACAGCACCACCAAGTACCTCGGCGGCCACAGCGACGTGATCGGCGGAGCGGTGATCGTTTCGGACGACGGGCTGCACCAGGAACTCAAGGCCTACCAGAACGCCGCCGGCGCCGTGCCGGGGCCGTGGGATTGCTGGCTCGTGTTGCGGGGCATCAAGACGCTGGCGCTCCGCATGCGGGCCCATGAGCAGAACGCCCTGCGCCTGGCCCGGTTCCTGGAAGCGCACCCCGCCGTCGAGCGCGTCTACTACCCGGGCCTCCCGGCGCATCCGCAGCACGAGCTGGCGAAAAAGCAGATGTCCGGGTTCGGCGGTATGATCAGCCTCGACCTGAAGGGCGGCTTCCCGGCCGTCGAGCAATTCACGGCGTGCCTGAAAGTATTCATCCTCGCGGAAAGCCTGGGCGGCGTGGAGTCGCTGGTCTGCTATCCCCCGAAGATGACCCACAGTTCCATCCCGTCCTCCGAGAGGCGGCGACGCGGCATCGGCGACGGACTCGTCCGGCTTTCCGTAGGCATCGAGCACGGCGACGACCTGGAGGCCGACCTGCGGCAGGCGCTGGGCGCCCTGGCCTGA
- a CDS encoding M28 family peptidase — translation MRLIALGVGLALVFSACGRHEPVESPSDVPSGFSGAAAFEEVRRFVAVRPRDAATPGAERAAAYLHERLRELGVEAEIESFEDLCPVGTMVFRNVIGRLPGRGEGLVILSGHYDTQAGLGEGFEGANDGGSSTGLLLELGRWMAASPPWPWETWIVFFDGEEAMVRYGPTDGLHGSRHLARQLVESGRAGEVKAVINLDMIGDRDLTVTIPRNGASGLIAEVFEAARAEGVRDRFTLYPHEVGDDHDPFHQAGMPAVDLIDFYFGSGPRRNDYWHTPEDRMDKLSPESLDLVGRVVLRMLARMAERMPADL, via the coding sequence ATGCGCTTGATCGCATTGGGCGTGGGACTCGCCCTGGTGTTCTCGGCTTGCGGCCGTCACGAACCCGTGGAATCCCCTTCGGATGTTCCGTCGGGGTTCAGTGGCGCCGCCGCCTTCGAGGAGGTCCGCCGCTTTGTCGCGGTGCGCCCGCGCGATGCCGCCACGCCCGGCGCGGAACGCGCCGCGGCCTACCTGCATGAGCGCCTGCGGGAACTGGGAGTGGAGGCCGAGATCGAGTCCTTCGAGGATCTCTGCCCCGTCGGCACGATGGTGTTCCGTAATGTCATCGGCCGCCTGCCCGGCCGCGGAGAGGGGCTGGTCATTCTTTCCGGCCACTACGACACGCAGGCGGGCTTGGGGGAGGGCTTCGAGGGGGCGAATGACGGCGGATCGAGCACGGGACTGCTCCTGGAACTGGGGCGCTGGATGGCCGCCTCTCCGCCGTGGCCCTGGGAAACCTGGATCGTTTTCTTCGACGGCGAGGAGGCCATGGTCCGCTATGGCCCGACGGACGGCCTGCACGGCAGCCGCCACCTGGCCCGTCAACTGGTCGAATCCGGGCGGGCGGGAGAGGTGAAGGCCGTGATCAACCTCGACATGATCGGCGACCGCGACCTGACGGTGACGATCCCGCGCAACGGCGCCTCCGGGTTGATCGCGGAGGTCTTCGAGGCCGCGCGGGCCGAGGGCGTGCGCGACCGGTTCACCCTGTACCCGCACGAAGTCGGGGATGACCACGACCCGTTTCATCAGGCCGGTATGCCGGCCGTGGACCTGATCGATTTCTACTTCGGCAGCGGGCCGCGCCGGAACGACTACTGGCACACGCCGGAGGACCGGATGGACAAGCTGTCCCCGGAAAGCCTGGACCTCGTCGGCCGCGTGGTGCTGAGGATGCTGGCGCGCATGGCGGAGAGGATGCCGGCCGATCTGTAG
- a CDS encoding DUF1573 domain-containing protein: MTKHWTSLLVAGLAGWSLAQEPPPTNYAPRIACAEANWNFGEQVNTQTLEHVFTLRNEGNATLLIGNVRPTCNCTVAQLSTSSIEPGGEATLTAKLDLRGRSGGQIKQIRVESNDSTQSPFTLTMTGSAVAEVSVNPPNLFLGRLRADSVVTSTVAIVAAPSTPLRVTGVTSDNAVIGATFEPVEEGRQYRLVVRTQPPLSVGHFLGRLTAATDHPGAYSSLVVTVTGVVGGGLTVAPTEIVLGASDAQPLTRHIVLHSPDNVPFSLLGVEVPAGGITATVFPMGQSGYRVQLDNLTAAPELNGAEIRIRTSMEELPVATIPIRLVSPSP, encoded by the coding sequence ATGACCAAGCACTGGACAAGCCTCCTGGTCGCCGGCCTGGCCGGCTGGAGCCTCGCGCAGGAGCCTCCGCCGACCAATTATGCCCCCAGGATCGCGTGCGCGGAGGCCAATTGGAATTTCGGCGAACAGGTCAACACGCAGACCCTGGAGCACGTGTTCACCCTCCGGAACGAGGGCAACGCGACGCTGCTGATCGGCAACGTCCGGCCGACGTGCAACTGCACGGTCGCCCAGCTCTCCACCAGTTCCATCGAGCCGGGCGGCGAGGCCACGCTCACCGCCAAGCTCGACCTGCGCGGCCGTTCCGGCGGCCAGATCAAGCAGATCCGCGTCGAGTCCAACGACTCCACCCAGTCGCCGTTCACCCTGACCATGACCGGTTCGGCCGTCGCCGAGGTGTCGGTCAACCCGCCCAATCTCTTCCTCGGCCGACTCCGGGCCGACTCGGTCGTCACCTCCACGGTGGCCATCGTGGCGGCGCCGAGCACCCCCCTGCGCGTCACGGGCGTCACCTCGGACAATGCCGTGATTGGCGCGACCTTCGAACCCGTCGAGGAGGGCCGGCAGTACCGCCTCGTCGTCCGCACGCAGCCGCCCCTCTCCGTCGGCCATTTTCTCGGACGGCTGACGGCGGCGACCGATCACCCGGGGGCCTACTCCAGCCTCGTGGTCACGGTTACCGGCGTCGTGGGCGGCGGCCTGACCGTCGCGCCGACGGAGATCGTGCTTGGCGCCTCCGACGCCCAACCCCTCACGCGGCATATCGTCCTCCACTCGCCCGACAACGTCCCCTTCTCACTGCTGGGCGTCGAAGTGCCCGCCGGCGGGATCACGGCCACCGTGTTTCCGATGGGCCAGAGCGGGTACCGGGTGCAGTTGGATAACCTGACCGCCGCGCCGGAGCTCAACGGGGCCGAGATCCGCATCCGCACCAGCATGGAAGAACTGCCGGTGGCGACGATTCCCATCCGCCTCGTGTCACCCTCGCCGTGA
- a CDS encoding 16S rRNA (uracil(1498)-N(3))-methyltransferase, which produces MNLLLIEPGSLQADRSVRLTGTQARHVVEVLNARCGDTIRVGLLDGPPGTGTVTTLAKEAVELSCVFEDAVPPRPRVDLLLALPRPKVLRRLWAQLAALGVGRIILTNAWKVEKMYFDSHVLRPEVYRPLLIEGLQQAGDTRLPEVRVFKQFKILVEDELNGLFPDGLRLIAQPGEGRSIRDAVVVSNPGRVLLAVGPEGGWIPYEEELLAAHGFLSVSLGARTLRTDTACVALLALLRAAMGPDTSR; this is translated from the coding sequence GTGAACCTCCTGCTGATCGAGCCCGGGAGCCTGCAAGCGGACCGTTCGGTCCGACTGACAGGGACACAAGCCCGCCATGTCGTAGAGGTCCTGAACGCCCGATGCGGCGATACGATTCGCGTCGGCCTGCTGGACGGCCCACCCGGCACGGGCACCGTAACAACGCTCGCGAAAGAGGCCGTCGAATTGTCGTGTGTGTTCGAGGACGCGGTTCCTCCTCGACCGCGCGTGGACCTGCTGCTCGCCCTGCCCCGGCCCAAGGTCCTGCGAAGGCTGTGGGCGCAGTTGGCGGCCCTGGGCGTGGGCCGGATCATCCTGACCAACGCGTGGAAGGTCGAGAAGATGTACTTCGATTCGCACGTCCTGCGGCCGGAGGTGTACCGCCCGCTGCTGATCGAGGGGCTCCAGCAAGCCGGGGACACGCGGCTGCCGGAGGTCCGCGTGTTCAAGCAGTTCAAGATCCTGGTCGAAGACGAGTTGAACGGCTTGTTCCCGGACGGTTTACGCCTCATCGCGCAACCCGGCGAGGGTCGTTCCATCCGGGACGCGGTCGTGGTGTCGAATCCCGGCCGGGTTCTCCTGGCCGTCGGCCCCGAGGGCGGCTGGATTCCGTACGAGGAGGAGTTGCTGGCCGCCCACGGCTTTCTGTCCGTTTCCCTGGGCGCGCGCACGCTGCGCACGGACACGGCTTGCGTCGCGCTGCTGGCCTTGCTCCGCGCCGCTATGGGGCCGGATACGTCACGCTGA
- the mnmA gene encoding tRNA 2-thiouridine(34) synthase MnmA: MTSTTPKLRVAVGMSGGVDSSVAAALLAEQGHEVVGLTAHLWREGSRCCSLDDARRARQIADFLDIPHYLLNALGFFGERIVAPFVQEYAEGRTPSPCVRCNEVVKFGLLLREALALGCTHLATGHYARLARREDGWHLSRGRDRKKDQSYFLHRLDASQLAHSLFPLGDLTKPEVADIARAKKLPVIHDSESQDLCFVTEGGYAEFIEKRRPHLHQPGPITDTAGRVLGQHEGHYHFTIGQREGLAVAAAQRLYVKELHADTNTVIVAPLEETLKPGCQVEDVHWIRPAPAGAIECEVQLRYRHAGARATVRPTKPGGAQVDFTEPQFAVTPGQAAVFYDGDDVLGGGWIAAERTP, from the coding sequence ATGACATCGACAACTCCAAAGCTCCGCGTCGCCGTCGGTATGAGCGGCGGGGTGGACAGCTCCGTCGCGGCGGCGCTGCTGGCCGAGCAGGGCCACGAGGTCGTCGGCCTGACCGCCCACCTCTGGCGCGAGGGGTCCCGCTGCTGCTCGCTCGACGACGCGCGCCGCGCCCGGCAGATCGCGGACTTCCTGGACATCCCCCACTACCTCCTCAACGCACTCGGGTTCTTCGGCGAACGCATCGTCGCGCCCTTCGTGCAGGAATATGCCGAGGGACGCACCCCCTCGCCGTGCGTCCGCTGCAACGAGGTGGTCAAGTTCGGCCTGCTCCTGCGGGAGGCGCTGGCGCTCGGCTGCACCCACCTCGCCACCGGCCACTACGCGCGCCTGGCCCGCCGCGAGGACGGCTGGCATCTCTCCCGCGGGCGCGACCGGAAGAAGGACCAGTCCTATTTCCTGCACCGTCTCGACGCCTCGCAACTGGCCCATAGCCTGTTTCCGCTCGGCGACCTGACCAAGCCGGAGGTCGCGGACATCGCCCGGGCGAAGAAGCTGCCCGTGATCCACGATTCCGAGAGCCAGGATCTCTGCTTCGTGACCGAAGGCGGCTACGCCGAGTTCATCGAGAAACGCCGCCCTCATCTCCATCAGCCCGGCCCCATCACGGACACGGCCGGCCGCGTCCTCGGCCAACACGAAGGCCACTATCACTTTACCATCGGGCAGCGCGAGGGCCTGGCCGTCGCGGCCGCGCAGCGGCTGTACGTCAAGGAACTCCACGCCGACACGAACACCGTCATCGTCGCCCCGCTGGAGGAAACGCTGAAGCCCGGCTGCCAGGTTGAGGATGTGCACTGGATCCGGCCGGCGCCGGCCGGCGCTATCGAATGCGAGGTCCAGCTCCGCTACCGCCACGCCGGCGCCCGGGCGACCGTGCGGCCGACGAAGCCCGGCGGCGCGCAAGTGGATTTCACCGAGCCTCAATTCGCGGTCACGCCAGGCCAGGCCGCGGTGTTCTACGACGGAGACGACGTGCTGGGCGGCGGCTGGATCGCCGCGGAGAGGACCCCATGA
- a CDS encoding O-acetylhomoserine aminocarboxypropyltransferase/cysteine synthase, which yields MSSDKIHTQALHAGQQPDPTTGARAVPIYQTTSYVFKSTEHAANLFALKEFGNIYTRLMNPTTDVFEKRIAAIEGGTGALAVASGQSAITLALLAITRVGDEIVAANNLYGGTYQLFHYTFPKLGRTVKFVNSQDLDAFRKAITPKTRAVYVETIGNPKLDVPDFAAVSKITHDAGVPLVVDNTVGVGLVRPFDHGADIIASSATKYIGGHGTSIGGVIVDSGKFKWNNGKFPEFTEPDPSYHGLVYWDALGNVPGMGNVAFILKVRVTLLRDLGPALSPFNAHQFLLGLETLPLRQARHSENALDVARFLKKHPLVSWVSYPGLEDSPYFATASKYLKKGFGGLVGFGIKGGLEAGKKFINSVQLFSHLANIGDSKSLVIHPASTTHQQLTAAEQAETGVTPDYIRLSIGIEDIADIQADLDQALKKAAG from the coding sequence ATGAGCAGCGACAAGATTCACACGCAGGCGCTCCACGCGGGGCAGCAGCCCGACCCCACCACGGGGGCGCGGGCCGTGCCCATCTACCAGACCACCTCCTACGTGTTCAAGAGCACCGAGCATGCCGCAAACCTTTTCGCGCTCAAGGAATTCGGCAACATCTACACGCGGCTGATGAACCCGACGACGGATGTTTTTGAAAAACGCATCGCGGCCATCGAGGGCGGCACCGGCGCGCTGGCGGTCGCCTCGGGCCAGTCCGCCATCACCCTCGCCCTGCTGGCGATCACCCGCGTCGGCGACGAGATCGTCGCGGCGAACAATCTCTACGGCGGCACGTACCAGCTCTTCCACTATACGTTCCCCAAGCTCGGCCGGACCGTGAAGTTTGTGAACTCGCAGGATCTCGACGCCTTCCGGAAGGCGATCACGCCGAAGACGCGCGCGGTGTACGTGGAGACGATCGGCAATCCGAAGCTGGATGTGCCGGACTTCGCCGCGGTCTCGAAGATCACCCACGACGCGGGCGTGCCGCTGGTGGTGGACAATACCGTGGGCGTGGGCCTCGTGCGGCCGTTCGACCACGGCGCGGACATCATCGCGAGCTCCGCCACGAAGTACATCGGCGGGCACGGCACCTCGATCGGCGGGGTGATCGTGGACTCGGGCAAGTTCAAGTGGAACAACGGCAAGTTCCCGGAATTCACCGAGCCCGATCCCAGCTACCACGGCCTGGTCTACTGGGACGCCCTCGGCAACGTGCCCGGCATGGGCAACGTGGCGTTCATCCTGAAGGTCCGCGTGACCCTGCTGCGCGACCTCGGCCCGGCGTTGAGCCCGTTCAACGCGCACCAGTTCCTGCTCGGACTCGAGACGCTGCCGCTGCGCCAGGCGCGCCATTCGGAGAACGCCCTGGACGTGGCGCGCTTCCTGAAGAAGCATCCGCTCGTGAGCTGGGTCAGCTATCCCGGCCTCGAGGACAGCCCCTATTTCGCGACCGCGTCGAAATACCTGAAGAAGGGCTTCGGCGGGCTGGTGGGCTTCGGGATCAAGGGTGGGCTGGAGGCCGGCAAGAAGTTCATCAACAGCGTGCAGCTCTTCTCGCACCTGGCGAACATCGGCGACTCGAAGAGCCTGGTGATCCACCCGGCCTCGACGACGCACCAGCAGCTGACGGCCGCGGAGCAGGCGGAGACAGGCGTAACCCCGGACTACATCCGCCTCTCCATCGGCATCGAGGACATCGCCGACATCCAGGCCGACCTCGACCAGGCGCTGAAAAAGGCGGCGGGCTGA
- a CDS encoding protein kinase gives MQKDTIQVPGYEILSIVGEGRSSIVWAARASEDAPPVALKWLRTDEVPDESFRCRAMEEARASSRLHHPGIVDLKDVGEVDGGLYYVMEFVDGCTLAELLARKGRLQPKHAMQIAEAGTTRRRPVPSNRSGSAARRGAGRRRSGIRPGCCRKAARPRPAGGRPGSPPRAGRRRSGGSGRRQSPGWRPCRPAGTPPPGRAPRCSATNPRPRRSFSGGPGWRPPPRRRR, from the coding sequence ATGCAGAAAGACACGATCCAAGTACCGGGGTACGAGATTCTGTCCATCGTGGGCGAGGGCCGCTCGTCCATCGTCTGGGCCGCGCGCGCCTCGGAGGACGCGCCGCCGGTGGCCCTGAAGTGGCTGCGCACGGACGAGGTCCCCGACGAAAGCTTCCGGTGCCGCGCGATGGAGGAGGCGCGGGCCTCGAGCCGGCTGCACCATCCCGGGATCGTGGACCTGAAGGACGTCGGCGAGGTGGACGGCGGCCTGTACTACGTGATGGAGTTCGTGGACGGCTGCACGCTGGCCGAGCTGCTGGCGCGCAAGGGCCGCCTGCAGCCCAAGCATGCCATGCAGATCGCCGAGGCAGGAACGACTCGTCGCAGACCAGTCCCGAGCAATAGGTCAGGATCGGCTGCCCGCCGAGGAGCAGGACGGCGACGTTCTGGAATTCGTCCTGGATGCTGTCGTAAGGCAGCGAGACCGCGCCCGGCAGGCGGCCGGCCCGGTAGTCCGCCGCGGGCCGGGCGTCGAAGATCAGGTGGGAGCGGGCGTCGACAATCTCCCGGGTGGCGGCCGTGCCGGCCAGCCGGAACCCCGCCGCCAGGGCGCGCGCCTCGATGTAGCGCGACCAATCCTCGACCCAGGCGATCTTTCTCGGGTGGACCAGGTTGGCGGCCCCCGCCGCGACGGCGGCGATGA
- the larE gene encoding ATP-dependent sacrificial sulfur transferase LarE — MTPWADIAWPPELAGKAAGLGRLLRELGAVVVAYSGGTDSAFLAAAAHGVLGEQAEAVTADSPSLPRKELEAARELAARIGIRHRVIQTREMDNPAYLKNAPDRCFHCKTELFTLLGQLARENEKRIVLDGANTDDLGDYRPGREAAGNLNVRSPLLEAKWSKADIRAASRLLGLPTADKPASACLSSRVPYGTAITPEILRAVEQAEDALRGLGFAVVRVRAHGKFARIELAPGDIERAARAPLRSEIARAVKAAGFRFVALDLQGYRTGSLNEVL; from the coding sequence ATGACGCCGTGGGCAGACATCGCCTGGCCGCCGGAACTGGCCGGCAAGGCGGCCGGGTTGGGACGCCTGCTCCGGGAGCTGGGCGCGGTCGTGGTCGCGTACAGCGGCGGGACGGACAGCGCCTTCCTCGCCGCGGCGGCGCACGGCGTGCTGGGCGAGCAGGCGGAGGCGGTCACTGCGGACTCCCCCTCTCTGCCGCGCAAGGAACTCGAGGCGGCTCGCGAGCTGGCCGCGCGGATCGGCATCCGCCACCGCGTCATCCAAACCCGGGAGATGGACAACCCGGCCTACCTGAAAAACGCCCCGGACCGCTGCTTCCATTGCAAGACGGAGCTGTTCACGCTGCTCGGCCAACTCGCCCGGGAAAACGAGAAGCGGATCGTGCTGGATGGCGCCAACACCGACGACCTCGGCGACTACCGGCCCGGCCGCGAGGCGGCCGGGAACCTGAACGTCCGCAGCCCGCTGCTGGAAGCGAAGTGGAGCAAAGCGGATATCCGGGCCGCCTCGCGGTTGCTGGGCCTGCCGACGGCGGACAAGCCGGCTTCCGCGTGCTTGTCCTCGCGGGTACCGTACGGCACGGCCATCACGCCGGAGATCCTGCGCGCGGTGGAGCAGGCCGAGGACGCGCTGCGCGGCCTCGGTTTTGCCGTGGTCCGCGTGCGGGCGCACGGGAAGTTCGCGCGCATCGAGCTGGCGCCCGGGGACATCGAACGCGCGGCCCGGGCGCCGTTGCGCTCGGAGATCGCGCGGGCGGTCAAGGCCGCGGGATTCCGCTTCGTCGCTCTCGACCTGCAGGGGTACCGGACCGGGAGTTTGAACGAAGTGCTTTGA
- a CDS encoding rhodanese-like domain-containing protein: MSAPSSIRSRVIALAPRIAALMVIAALAAGAANLVNPRKIAWVEDWSQYIEARALQAGFQLADTATAREIIEAKTHLVFDARPAADFKAGRLPGAVSLPYDTIQDEFQNVAVLLLGGQPILTYCSGLVCDESFLLTQFLRQQGYTNIVLYSGGYEEWTRAGLPVEGRP; this comes from the coding sequence GTGAGCGCGCCTTCGTCCATCCGCTCCCGGGTTATCGCCCTGGCGCCGCGGATCGCTGCGCTGATGGTCATTGCCGCCCTTGCCGCGGGCGCGGCCAACCTGGTGAACCCCCGAAAGATCGCCTGGGTGGAAGACTGGTCCCAGTACATCGAGGCCCGCGCGCTCCAGGCCGGATTCCAGCTGGCGGACACCGCCACCGCCCGGGAGATCATCGAGGCCAAAACGCATCTCGTTTTCGACGCGCGGCCCGCGGCGGACTTCAAGGCGGGCCGCCTGCCGGGCGCCGTCTCGCTGCCCTACGATACGATCCAGGACGAGTTCCAGAACGTCGCCGTCCTGCTGCTGGGCGGGCAGCCGATCCTGACCTATTGCTCGGGGCTGGTTTGCGACGAGTCGTTCCTGCTGACGCAATTCCTGCGCCAGCAGGGGTACACGAACATCGTGCTGTACTCCGGCGGCTACGAGGAATGGACCCGCGCGGGGCTGCCGGTGGAGGGCCGGCCATGA
- a CDS encoding DUF1573 domain-containing protein: protein MSKYWTILLVAGLAAGGLAQEPPPTNYAPKIACAEANWNFGDQVNTQTLEHVFTLRNEGNATLLIGNVRPTCGCTVAQLSTSSIEPGGEATLTAKLDLRGRSGGQIKQIRVESNDSTQSPFVLSMTGSAVAEVSVNPPNLFLGRLRAESIVTAAVEIVAAPSTPLRVTGATSDNAAVSATTETVEEGRRYRLVIQTRPPLSIGHFLGRITVTTDHPGAYSTLSVTVTGVTGGGLTVAPSEIVIGSGDVQPLTRHIVLHSPDNVPFSLLGVEVPPGVNATVFPMGNSGYRVQVDNLSAAPELNGAEIRVRTSVEEMPMAAIPIRIVSPAP, encoded by the coding sequence ATGAGCAAGTACTGGACCATCCTCCTGGTCGCCGGCCTGGCCGCCGGGGGCCTCGCGCAGGAGCCGCCGCCGACCAACTACGCGCCCAAAATCGCGTGCGCGGAGGCCAATTGGAATTTCGGAGACCAGGTCAATACGCAGACGCTCGAGCACGTGTTCACCCTCCGGAACGAGGGCAACGCCACGCTCCTGATCGGCAACGTCCGGCCGACCTGCGGCTGCACGGTCGCCCAGCTTTCCACCAGTTCCATCGAGCCGGGCGGCGAGGCCACGCTGACCGCCAAACTCGACCTGCGGGGCCGGTCCGGCGGCCAGATCAAGCAAATCCGCGTCGAATCCAACGACTCCACCCAGTCGCCGTTCGTCTTGAGCATGACCGGTTCGGCCGTCGCCGAGGTCTCCGTCAACCCGCCCAACCTCTTCCTCGGCCGCCTCCGGGCCGAATCGATCGTCACCGCCGCGGTAGAGATCGTGGCGGCGCCGAGCACGCCCCTGCGGGTCACGGGCGCCACCTCGGACAATGCCGCGGTCAGCGCGACCACGGAGACGGTCGAGGAAGGGCGCCGCTACCGGCTGGTCATCCAGACCCGGCCGCCGCTTTCCATCGGCCATTTCCTGGGCCGCATCACCGTCACCACCGATCACCCGGGGGCCTATTCCACCCTCTCGGTCACGGTCACCGGCGTAACGGGCGGCGGGCTGACCGTGGCGCCCTCGGAGATCGTCATCGGTTCGGGCGACGTCCAGCCCTTGACGCGGCATATCGTGCTTCACTCGCCCGACAATGTCCCGTTCTCGCTGCTCGGCGTCGAGGTGCCGCCGGGCGTCAACGCCACGGTGTTCCCGATGGGCAACAGCGGGTATCGCGTGCAGGTGGATAACCTGTCCGCCGCGCCCGAACTGAACGGCGCGGAGATCCGCGTCCGCACCAGCGTGGAGGAGATGCCGATGGCCGCCATTCCCATCCGGATCGTGTCGCCCGCACCGTGA